One window from the genome of Microbacterium sulfonylureivorans encodes:
- a CDS encoding PAC2 family protein, whose product MDGLGRRVLIAAFDGWNDAGEAASSAITQLREGGTYETVFSVDPELYFDYQYTRPQIATDGDGKRTLQWPEASLLRPTRTTRGGTQLWLLTGVEPARAWQAFATEFIDVALREDITGFLSIGSMMSDVPHTRPISVFAGSDNEALRTALELERSTYEGPVGILSVLGHAADTAGIPSASLWASVPHYVAGHTPSPKATLALLDRLEDLTGATVPRGDLATESAAWEASIDAAAADDEEMTEYIRQLERTRDTWDSPEASGDAIAQEFERYLRRGGDGPTKPGRDDPRR is encoded by the coding sequence GTGGACGGACTGGGACGCCGAGTGCTCATCGCCGCGTTCGACGGGTGGAACGACGCCGGCGAAGCCGCGTCGTCCGCCATCACGCAGCTGCGTGAGGGAGGGACGTACGAGACGGTGTTCTCCGTCGACCCCGAGCTCTATTTCGACTACCAGTACACGAGGCCGCAGATCGCGACGGACGGCGACGGCAAGCGGACGCTGCAGTGGCCGGAGGCATCCCTCCTCAGGCCCACCCGCACGACCCGCGGCGGCACGCAGCTGTGGCTGCTGACCGGGGTGGAGCCCGCTCGCGCATGGCAAGCCTTCGCCACCGAGTTCATCGACGTCGCCCTGCGCGAGGACATCACCGGCTTCCTCTCGATCGGGTCGATGATGTCGGACGTGCCGCACACCCGCCCGATCTCGGTGTTCGCCGGCAGCGACAACGAGGCGCTCCGCACCGCTCTGGAGCTCGAGCGCAGCACGTACGAGGGCCCCGTCGGCATCCTCAGCGTGCTCGGCCACGCGGCCGACACCGCCGGGATCCCCTCCGCCAGCCTCTGGGCGAGCGTTCCCCACTACGTCGCAGGCCACACGCCCTCGCCGAAGGCGACGCTGGCCCTCCTCGACCGCCTGGAGGACCTCACGGGCGCGACGGTGCCCCGCGGCGACCTCGCGACCGAGTCCGCCGCATGGGAGGCGTCGATCGACGCGGCCGCGGCCGACGACGAGGAGATGACGGAGTACATCCGCCAGCTCGAGCGCACGCGCGACACGTGGGACTCCCCCGAGGCTTCCGGCGACGCCATCGCCCAGGAGTTCGAGCGCTACCTGCGCCGCGGCGGCGACGGACCGACGAAGCCCGGCCGCGACGACCCGCGCCGGTAG
- a CDS encoding undecaprenyl-diphosphate phosphatase: MLFEAIILGFVQGLTEFLPVSSSAHLRILGEFLPSAQDPGAAFTAITQIGTEAAVVLFFWRDIARIISHWFWALLGRIPRNDPDAKMGWLIIVGSIPIVVLGLLFQDQIETTFRSLWLIAGMLIFFGVLLGIADQVGAKKRKLQDITVPHGVIYGFAQSLALIPGVSRSGGTITAGLFMGYERSAAARYAFLLAIPAVFGSGFYQLFKSWDEPGVFTLGETAVATVVAFFVALGVIAFFMNWISKHSFLPFVVYRVAVGSTLLVLLSMGVIEAY, from the coding sequence ATGCTCTTCGAGGCGATCATCCTCGGCTTCGTCCAGGGACTGACCGAATTCCTGCCCGTGTCCTCCAGCGCGCACCTGCGCATCCTGGGGGAGTTCCTGCCGTCGGCGCAGGATCCCGGAGCGGCGTTCACCGCCATCACCCAGATCGGCACCGAGGCCGCCGTGGTGCTGTTCTTCTGGCGCGACATCGCGAGGATCATCAGCCACTGGTTCTGGGCGCTCCTCGGACGCATCCCGCGCAACGACCCCGACGCGAAGATGGGCTGGCTCATCATCGTGGGCAGCATCCCGATCGTGGTTCTCGGGCTGCTCTTCCAGGACCAGATCGAGACGACGTTCCGCTCGCTCTGGCTCATCGCCGGCATGCTGATCTTCTTCGGCGTGCTGCTCGGCATCGCCGATCAGGTCGGCGCGAAGAAGCGCAAGCTGCAGGACATCACGGTCCCGCACGGCGTGATCTACGGCTTCGCGCAGTCGCTCGCGCTCATCCCGGGCGTCTCGCGTTCGGGCGGCACGATCACCGCCGGACTCTTCATGGGCTACGAGCGCTCCGCGGCCGCGCGTTACGCGTTCCTGCTGGCGATCCCCGCGGTGTTCGGAAGCGGCTTCTACCAGCTGTTCAAGAGCTGGGACGAGCCGGGCGTCTTCACCCTCGGCGAGACCGCCGTCGCGACGGTCGTCGCCTTCTTCGTCGCCCTGGGCGTCATCGCGTTCTTCATGAACTGGATCTCCAAGCACAGCTTCCTGCCGTTCGTCGTCTACCGCGTGGCGGTGGGCTCGACGCTGCTGGTGCTGCTCAGCATGGGTGTCATCGAGGCGTACTGA
- a CDS encoding M20/M25/M40 family metallo-hydrolase produces MSSSDVELPEVAAVARDLIRFDTTNHGGGRAAGEREAAEYVGAYLSNLGLEPEFYEPIPRRTNVMARVPGRDRSKPALVLHGHLDVVPAIAEDWSVDPFEGVVRDGMLWGRGAVDMKDMDAMILTSVGAILRSGDRPERDLVLTFFADEENGGVEGSALVVQNKPEWFAGATEAISEVGGYSIAVGDRRAYLLQVGEKALIWIKLVARGRAAHGSSFHGDNAVTKLAAAVAALGRTEWPVTLTDTTREMVDRLAALTRGTGDADTVAAATGAASGFLRSTLRTTTNPTGLVAGYKHNVIPDRAEALIDVRVLPGTEDAALADIRQIVGDDVIVEIVHQDIGLEVPFSGDLVDAMVSALGRHDPGVPVIPYLMGGGTDNKALAYLGIAGYGFAPLRLPADLDFTGMFHGVDERVPIDALVFGQGVLTDLLRTY; encoded by the coding sequence ATGTCTTCTTCCGACGTCGAGCTCCCCGAAGTCGCCGCCGTCGCGCGTGATCTGATCCGCTTCGACACCACGAACCACGGCGGGGGCCGCGCCGCGGGCGAACGCGAGGCGGCCGAGTACGTGGGTGCGTACCTGTCGAACCTCGGACTCGAGCCCGAGTTCTACGAGCCGATCCCGCGCCGCACGAACGTCATGGCGCGCGTCCCCGGGCGCGACCGGAGCAAGCCGGCCCTCGTCCTGCACGGGCACCTCGACGTGGTGCCGGCGATCGCCGAGGACTGGAGCGTCGACCCGTTCGAGGGCGTCGTCCGCGACGGGATGCTGTGGGGCAGGGGCGCCGTCGACATGAAGGACATGGACGCCATGATCCTCACATCGGTGGGGGCCATCCTCCGCTCGGGGGACCGGCCCGAGCGCGACCTCGTCCTCACCTTCTTCGCCGACGAGGAGAACGGCGGCGTCGAAGGCTCGGCGCTGGTCGTGCAGAACAAGCCCGAGTGGTTCGCCGGGGCCACCGAGGCCATCAGCGAGGTCGGCGGGTATTCGATCGCGGTCGGAGATCGTCGGGCCTACCTCCTGCAGGTCGGTGAGAAGGCCCTCATCTGGATCAAGCTCGTGGCTCGCGGCCGTGCCGCGCACGGGTCGAGCTTCCACGGCGACAATGCCGTCACGAAGCTCGCGGCCGCCGTCGCCGCCCTCGGCCGGACCGAATGGCCGGTCACCCTCACCGATACGACGCGCGAGATGGTGGATCGCCTCGCCGCCCTGACCCGCGGCACGGGCGACGCCGACACGGTCGCAGCAGCGACGGGTGCGGCATCCGGCTTCCTCCGCTCGACCCTGCGGACGACCACGAACCCCACAGGACTGGTCGCCGGCTACAAGCACAACGTCATCCCCGACCGCGCCGAGGCGCTCATCGACGTGCGCGTGCTCCCCGGCACGGAGGACGCCGCCCTGGCCGACATCCGGCAGATCGTGGGCGACGACGTCATCGTCGAGATCGTGCACCAGGACATCGGGCTCGAGGTGCCGTTCTCGGGCGACCTGGTCGACGCGATGGTGTCGGCGCTCGGCCGCCACGATCCGGGCGTTCCGGTCATCCCGTACCTCATGGGAGGCGGCACCGACAACAAGGCGCTGGCCTACCTCGGCATCGCAGGCTACGGCTTCGCGCCGCTGCGGCTTCCCGCCGATCTCGACTTCACCGGCATGTTCCACGGGGTCGACGAACGCGTTCCGATCGACGCGCTGGTGTTCGGCCAGGGCGTGCTGACAGACCTCCTCCGCACGTACTGA
- a CDS encoding VIT1/CCC1 transporter family protein: MSVPVAPTSRDRRRWARYLVNERAEARVYQELAARREGEERHILLALAEAEGRHEAHWLALLGGEPARLPRPDIRTVMLGSMAKRFGSIFVLALAQNAEARSPYDDEPFATPAMAADEKIHHEVVRGLAARGRRRLSGTFRAAVFGANDGLVSNLALVMGVGATGVSAQFVLFSGIAGLLAGALSMGAGEFVSVRSQRELLASTEPSGFADHVLPDLDLDANELALVYRTRGMPEADALARARRVVATAQAADRSEPYRLPAEASDEHEVIGAAWGAALSSFLFFASGAIIPVLPWIFGLSGLPAVVVALVLVGIALLATGAAVGLLSGGPPLRRALRQLAIGYGAALITYALGLLFGVSVG; this comes from the coding sequence GTGAGCGTGCCCGTCGCCCCCACGTCCCGCGACCGACGTCGCTGGGCGCGATATCTCGTGAACGAGCGCGCGGAGGCGCGCGTCTACCAGGAGCTCGCGGCGCGTCGGGAGGGGGAGGAGCGACACATCCTGCTCGCCCTCGCCGAGGCCGAGGGGCGGCACGAGGCGCACTGGCTCGCTCTGCTCGGCGGCGAGCCCGCTCGCCTGCCCCGTCCCGACATCCGCACGGTGATGCTCGGCTCGATGGCGAAGCGCTTCGGCTCGATCTTCGTCCTGGCCCTCGCGCAGAACGCGGAGGCGCGGTCTCCGTACGACGACGAGCCCTTCGCGACGCCCGCCATGGCCGCCGACGAGAAGATCCATCACGAGGTCGTGCGGGGGCTCGCCGCGCGTGGCCGGCGGCGCCTGTCAGGGACGTTCCGCGCTGCCGTCTTCGGCGCGAACGACGGACTCGTGTCGAACCTCGCCCTCGTCATGGGCGTCGGGGCGACTGGTGTCTCGGCGCAGTTCGTGCTCTTCAGCGGCATCGCCGGCCTCCTCGCCGGTGCGCTGTCGATGGGGGCGGGCGAGTTCGTGTCCGTCCGCTCGCAGCGGGAGCTGCTGGCATCGACCGAGCCGAGCGGTTTCGCAGACCACGTCCTGCCCGATCTCGACCTCGACGCCAACGAGCTCGCCCTCGTCTACCGCACGCGCGGGATGCCCGAGGCCGACGCCCTCGCACGCGCACGACGGGTCGTGGCGACCGCGCAGGCGGCCGATCGTTCCGAGCCCTACCGGCTGCCTGCGGAGGCGTCGGACGAGCACGAGGTCATCGGAGCGGCGTGGGGAGCGGCGCTGTCGAGTTTCCTCTTCTTCGCGTCCGGGGCGATCATCCCGGTGCTGCCCTGGATCTTCGGCCTCTCCGGGCTCCCTGCGGTCGTCGTGGCACTGGTGCTCGTCGGGATCGCCCTGCTCGCGACGGGTGCCGCAGTCGGGCTCCTCTCGGGCGGGCCGCCCCTCCGGCGCGCACTGCGCCAGCTCGCCATCGGGTACGGAGCCGCGCTCATCACGTACGCCCTGGGTCTGCTCTTCGGCGTGTCGGTCGGATGA
- a CDS encoding DEAD/DEAH box helicase, with translation MDDEAVLDATREEAHFGSFAAEHLSPTYPQRAPWGTAQRLRAWQAEALDLYFELDGPDGPGGGPRDFLAAATPGAGKTTFALRLASELLRRRIIDRIVVVAPTEHLKTQWADAAARVSIRLDPAFSNRHSVPARQYHGVAVTYAQVAVKASVHQRLIMDARTLVILDEVHHGGDALSWGDALREAYARATRRLLLSGTPFRSDTAPIPFVEYHPDEHGIRLSRTDYAYGYRRALEDGVVRPVIFMVYAGQMRWRTKTGDEMEAQLGQDNTKDITSQAWRTALAPEGEWIPAVLRSADRRLTEVREQVPDAGGLVIATDQTAARAYAEILREITGEAPTVVLSDEAEASSRIETFSKDESRWMVAVRMVSEGVDVPRLAVGVYATSASTPLFFAQAIGRFVRARRRGETASVFLPNVPQLLALANELERQRDHALDRESDGDEWNAEEDMMDAAEREDKASDALMEEFEYQALGSRAHFDRVLFDGKEFGQLAVPGTPEEEEFLGLPGLLEPEHVHELLMQRQARQGRHRRVREERESHAPEGEEPALPQALHRSLKEQRQLLNSLVGLYARQSGEAHGLVHAELRRICGGPAVSHATVAQLQARIDVLRKRVHS, from the coding sequence ATGGACGACGAGGCGGTCCTCGACGCCACCCGTGAAGAAGCCCACTTCGGCAGCTTCGCCGCGGAGCATCTGTCGCCGACGTACCCGCAGCGAGCACCCTGGGGAACGGCCCAGCGTCTGCGTGCGTGGCAGGCCGAGGCCCTCGACCTGTACTTCGAGCTCGACGGTCCCGACGGACCCGGCGGCGGCCCTCGCGACTTCCTCGCCGCGGCGACGCCGGGCGCCGGCAAGACGACGTTCGCCCTCCGCCTGGCCAGCGAGCTCCTGCGCCGGCGGATCATCGACCGCATCGTCGTCGTCGCTCCGACCGAGCACCTCAAGACGCAGTGGGCGGATGCCGCGGCCCGCGTCTCGATCCGTCTCGACCCTGCCTTCAGCAACCGTCACTCCGTCCCGGCGAGGCAGTACCACGGCGTGGCGGTGACCTACGCGCAGGTGGCGGTGAAGGCATCCGTCCACCAGCGCCTGATCATGGACGCCCGCACGCTCGTGATCCTCGACGAGGTGCATCACGGCGGCGACGCGCTGAGCTGGGGCGACGCGCTGCGCGAGGCGTACGCCCGGGCGACCCGTCGGCTGCTGCTGTCGGGCACGCCGTTCCGCAGCGACACGGCCCCGATCCCGTTCGTCGAATACCATCCCGACGAGCACGGCATCCGCCTCTCGCGCACCGACTACGCCTACGGCTACCGCCGCGCCCTCGAGGACGGCGTCGTCCGCCCCGTGATCTTCATGGTCTACGCCGGGCAGATGCGCTGGCGCACCAAGACCGGCGACGAGATGGAGGCGCAGCTCGGTCAGGACAACACGAAGGACATCACGTCGCAGGCGTGGCGAACCGCGCTCGCCCCCGAGGGGGAGTGGATCCCCGCCGTGCTGCGATCGGCCGACCGGCGCCTCACCGAGGTGCGCGAACAGGTTCCGGATGCCGGAGGCCTCGTGATCGCGACGGATCAGACCGCCGCGCGCGCCTACGCCGAGATCCTCCGCGAGATCACCGGCGAGGCGCCCACGGTCGTGCTGTCGGACGAGGCCGAGGCCTCGTCGCGCATCGAGACGTTCTCGAAGGACGAGAGTCGTTGGATGGTCGCCGTCCGCATGGTGTCGGAAGGCGTCGACGTGCCGCGCCTGGCGGTCGGCGTCTACGCGACATCCGCCTCGACTCCGCTGTTCTTCGCCCAGGCGATCGGGCGCTTCGTGCGGGCCCGCCGTCGCGGCGAGACGGCGAGTGTGTTCCTGCCGAACGTGCCTCAACTCCTGGCCCTCGCGAACGAGCTCGAGCGGCAGCGCGACCACGCCCTCGACCGCGAGAGCGACGGCGACGAGTGGAACGCCGAAGAGGACATGATGGACGCCGCCGAGCGCGAGGACAAGGCGTCCGATGCGCTCATGGAGGAGTTCGAATACCAGGCTCTGGGTTCGCGCGCTCACTTCGATCGGGTGCTGTTCGACGGCAAGGAGTTCGGGCAGCTCGCGGTGCCCGGCACGCCCGAGGAGGAGGAGTTCCTGGGTCTCCCGGGCCTCCTCGAGCCCGAGCACGTTCACGAGCTGCTGATGCAGCGCCAGGCGCGCCAGGGCCGCCATCGACGCGTGCGCGAGGAGCGCGAGTCGCACGCGCCGGAGGGCGAGGAGCCCGCGCTCCCGCAGGCGCTGCATCGGTCGCTCAAGGAGCAGCGCCAGCTGCTGAACAGTCTCGTGGGGCTCTACGCCCGGCAGTCGGGCGAGGCGCACGGGCTCGTCCACGCCGAGCTGCGCCGCATCTGCGGCGGCCCTGCGGTGTCGCACGCGACCGTCGCCCAGCTGCAGGCGCGCATCGACGTGCTCCGCAAGCGCGTGCACTCCTGA
- a CDS encoding SGNH/GDSL hydrolase family protein: MTPSDDNRTPYIPNAHPHPWRRYVAVGDSFTEGIGDPDPSTPGGHRGWADRVAEVLSTQVDDFAYANLAIRGRLIGQIVDEQVEPALALKPDLVTFSAGGNDVIRPGSDPDAVAQLFEDAVVRLGSDGATVVVFTGIDTNFTPVFRGIRGKVAIYNENIRAIADRHDCIVADQWALKEVQDMRFFDDDRLHYNRLGHHEIARMVLRALNVPNDLQPMQPDPFPRRTWREARTVDLVWAREFLVPWVLRRLRHQSSGDDITAKRPDPLPVITIAPGSDPAVKPGSPA, translated from the coding sequence ATGACACCGAGCGACGACAACCGCACTCCGTACATTCCCAACGCGCACCCGCACCCCTGGCGCCGGTACGTCGCCGTCGGCGACTCGTTCACCGAGGGAATCGGCGACCCCGACCCGTCGACGCCCGGGGGCCACCGCGGGTGGGCCGACCGGGTCGCCGAGGTGCTCTCGACGCAGGTCGACGACTTCGCGTACGCCAACCTCGCGATCCGCGGCCGGCTGATCGGGCAGATCGTCGACGAGCAGGTCGAGCCCGCACTGGCGCTCAAGCCCGACCTCGTGACGTTCTCCGCGGGCGGCAACGACGTGATCCGCCCCGGCTCCGACCCGGACGCGGTGGCGCAGCTGTTCGAAGACGCGGTCGTGCGCCTCGGGAGCGACGGCGCGACCGTCGTCGTGTTCACCGGGATCGACACCAACTTCACGCCCGTGTTCCGCGGCATCCGCGGCAAGGTGGCGATCTACAACGAGAACATCCGGGCGATCGCCGATCGCCACGACTGCATCGTCGCCGACCAGTGGGCGCTCAAGGAGGTGCAGGACATGCGCTTCTTCGACGACGACCGCCTTCACTACAACCGGCTCGGCCACCATGAGATCGCGCGCATGGTCCTCCGCGCCCTCAACGTGCCCAACGATCTCCAGCCGATGCAGCCCGACCCTTTCCCCCGACGCACGTGGCGCGAGGCGCGAACGGTCGATCTCGTGTGGGCGCGCGAGTTCCTCGTGCCGTGGGTGCTCCGGCGCCTGCGCCACCAGTCGTCCGGCGACGACATCACCGCGAAGCGACCCGACCCGCTCCCCGTGATCACGATCGCACCGGGCAGCGATCCGGCCGTGAAGCCGGGCAGCCCGGCCTGA
- a CDS encoding TrmH family RNA methyltransferase, whose translation MAIERITSADDTRLADYRDLTDVALRRILEPAGGLYIAESSKVIGRAIAAGHTPRSILVQEKWLPDLEPVLASHPATPVYVVDASIAERLTGYAVHRGALAAMHRPSPRPVGEVIADARLVVVLEDLVDHTNVGAIFRAAAGLGADAVLVSARCADPLYRRSVRVSMGTVFQVPWTRLPTWTEARGILHDAGFHLAALALSDDAVALDAFREAVPGRVALMLGAEGDGLSRAALAAADTVVTIPMAGGVDSLNVAAASAVALWELRVR comes from the coding sequence GTGGCGATCGAACGGATCACGTCGGCGGACGACACGCGGCTGGCCGACTACCGCGATCTGACCGATGTCGCGCTCCGCCGCATCCTCGAACCGGCGGGCGGGCTGTACATCGCCGAATCGTCGAAGGTCATCGGCCGGGCCATCGCGGCCGGCCACACGCCGCGATCGATCCTCGTGCAGGAGAAGTGGCTGCCCGACCTCGAGCCCGTCCTCGCCTCGCACCCCGCGACGCCGGTCTACGTCGTCGACGCGTCGATCGCCGAGCGGCTCACCGGGTACGCCGTGCACCGGGGCGCCCTCGCGGCGATGCACCGCCCCTCGCCGCGACCGGTGGGGGAGGTGATCGCGGATGCCCGGCTCGTCGTCGTCCTCGAAGACCTGGTCGACCACACCAACGTCGGGGCGATCTTCCGCGCCGCTGCGGGGCTCGGCGCGGACGCCGTGCTCGTCAGCGCGCGGTGCGCCGACCCCCTCTACCGGAGGAGCGTGCGCGTGAGCATGGGCACCGTGTTCCAGGTGCCGTGGACGCGGCTGCCGACGTGGACGGAGGCCCGCGGCATCCTCCACGACGCCGGATTCCACCTCGCGGCGCTCGCGCTGTCGGACGACGCCGTCGCACTCGACGCGTTCCGCGAGGCCGTGCCGGGACGCGTCGCGCTGATGCTCGGCGCGGAGGGTGACGGGCTCAGTCGCGCCGCCCTGGCCGCAGCAGACACGGTCGTGACGATCCCGATGGCAGGCGGCGTGGACTCGCTCAACGTCGCCGCGGCCTCCGCGGTGGCGCTGTGGGAGCTGCGGGTGCGCTGA